Proteins from one Microbacterium sp. Root553 genomic window:
- a CDS encoding ABC1 kinase family protein has translation MTDAAAQGAHRARYRRILSFAARELIKIWWFELILPRVGLRSVAERTRSPRMQRFARRFHVLAVELGGLMIKVGQFMSSRLDVLPPEITKELEGLQDEVPPVPFADIRRAAEAELGRPLTQAFAWFDETPVAAASLGQAHRARLTAQDAADTGLGHVVVKVQRPGIDEIVAVDLAVLRRVARWLTRVRLVADRVDAPGLIEEFAVTSLEEIDYLHEAASAERFRENFAGDARIGAPEIVWERSTRRVLTLSDVTAIKINDVEALRAAGIDPSEVADVFAEVMFDQVFTHSFVHADPHPGNIFVTPVPSSTTGRNFRLTFIDFGMMAEVPDNLRAGLRTLLIAVAGRDSKGLVAAAQEIGVLLPSADTAELERALRALFARFGGMGFAELSTVDPREFADFADEFGDMVRSLPLQLPENMLLLIRAVSLTSGMCSSLDPTFNVWDAAEPYAGRLLRDESGNLMQDMAQQAMETMAVTYGLPKKIDAIITRVDDGNVTFDTSRLERRLDRLEGIARRIGSGVLFAAMLVGGALLVPSIPPLGITLICVSALPLLHAVFAGVGRRTPR, from the coding sequence ATGCAGCGCTTCGCGAGGCGGTTCCACGTGCTCGCGGTCGAGCTCGGCGGCCTGATGATCAAGGTCGGCCAGTTCATGTCCTCGCGTCTCGACGTGCTGCCGCCGGAGATCACGAAGGAGCTCGAAGGGCTGCAGGATGAAGTGCCGCCCGTGCCCTTCGCCGACATCCGACGCGCGGCGGAGGCCGAGCTCGGGCGACCGCTCACCCAGGCGTTCGCGTGGTTCGACGAGACGCCCGTTGCTGCGGCATCCCTCGGTCAGGCGCATCGTGCGCGCCTGACCGCGCAGGATGCCGCCGACACCGGTCTCGGGCACGTGGTCGTCAAGGTGCAGCGCCCCGGCATCGACGAGATCGTCGCCGTCGACCTGGCGGTCCTGCGCCGTGTCGCGCGCTGGCTCACCCGGGTGCGGCTCGTCGCCGACCGCGTCGACGCCCCGGGGCTCATCGAGGAGTTCGCGGTCACGAGCCTCGAGGAGATCGACTACCTGCACGAGGCGGCCAGCGCCGAACGGTTCCGCGAGAACTTCGCCGGCGACGCGCGCATCGGTGCGCCCGAGATCGTGTGGGAGCGTTCGACCCGTCGCGTGCTCACCCTCTCCGACGTGACGGCGATCAAGATCAACGACGTCGAGGCGCTGCGGGCGGCCGGCATCGATCCGTCCGAGGTCGCCGACGTGTTCGCCGAGGTCATGTTCGACCAGGTGTTCACGCACAGCTTCGTCCACGCCGACCCGCACCCCGGCAACATCTTCGTGACTCCCGTCCCTTCGTCGACCACGGGCCGGAACTTCCGCCTCACGTTCATCGACTTCGGGATGATGGCCGAGGTGCCCGACAACCTGCGCGCGGGCCTGCGCACCCTGCTCATCGCGGTCGCCGGTCGCGACAGCAAGGGTCTCGTGGCCGCCGCGCAGGAGATCGGCGTGCTGCTGCCGTCGGCCGACACCGCCGAGCTCGAGCGCGCGCTCCGGGCGCTGTTCGCCCGGTTCGGGGGCATGGGCTTCGCGGAGTTGAGCACCGTCGATCCGCGCGAATTCGCGGACTTCGCCGACGAGTTCGGCGACATGGTGCGCTCGCTCCCCCTGCAGCTCCCCGAGAACATGCTGCTGCTGATCCGCGCGGTCTCGCTCACCTCGGGCATGTGCTCGAGCCTGGATCCCACGTTCAACGTGTGGGATGCCGCCGAGCCGTACGCCGGCCGTCTGCTGCGCGACGAGTCGGGCAACCTGATGCAGGACATGGCGCAGCAGGCGATGGAGACCATGGCGGTCACCTACGGTCTGCCGAAGAAGATCGACGCGATCATCACCCGCGTCGACGACGGCAACGTCACCTTCGACACCTCGCGTCTGGAGAGGCGGCTCGACCGGCTCGAGGGCATCGCGCGCCGCATCGGCTCGGGCGTGCTGTTCGCGGCGATGCTGGTCGGGGGAGCGCTGCTCGTGCCCTCGATCCCGCCGCTCGGGATCACGCTCATCTGCGTCTCGGCGCTGCCCCTGCTGCACGCGGTCTTCGCGGGCGTGGGGCGTCGTACGCCGCGCTGA